A stretch of Terriglobia bacterium DNA encodes these proteins:
- a CDS encoding YncE family protein — translation MKASFKAMWLLASLGILILVAVGCNDTLRQFIVPVPSPSGDPGTLAHAITLSTNPLPAGGPGSDMHIDVSGDSSVGIVPLGLNPIFLGKTSNRVFIINKGDPTATIPIPPSVSTYIALLPNTAVSTVTLPATSLNPVAGATSSTGNFYVVNNLSNSVDVIAGGILAVVDTIKLPSTPTHPVSNPVMIAGNAANNKIFVVNQGSNNVTEISTIDDTVIGDPIPVGNSPIWAVMSTDGLFVFVVNQGDGTVSVIDTSLDIILPCAPGPSCIGGNAIKVGTTASPSPNFAFYDSKLKRVYVNNTGEPSVTVIKGNGFDLGSNPQVLPAKIADISPLSGLPTSITALSDGSKVYAALGNCPAGVNHLTLPTTASSCPGNLVSVIDAVGLRETGTIAVGTGAISVDASSDASRVYVVSANDITTVRDDVHRPNCTDPLCLDGPVLPDRTFPTPSISIIKTATNVVLATPVNGGIVNRPLPTFHVPQQDPSCVPTIDPNFNDDVPLPCPLQTPFLVRTFP, via the coding sequence ATGAAGGCAAGTTTCAAGGCAATGTGGCTGCTGGCCAGCCTGGGCATTCTTATATTGGTGGCCGTAGGCTGCAATGACACCTTACGGCAATTTATCGTCCCTGTTCCATCGCCTTCTGGCGACCCCGGAACGCTTGCGCATGCGATCACACTCTCAACCAACCCGCTTCCGGCCGGCGGCCCTGGCAGTGATATGCACATTGACGTTTCCGGCGACTCAAGCGTAGGGATCGTGCCACTGGGGCTGAATCCAATTTTTCTGGGAAAAACTTCAAATCGCGTTTTCATCATTAATAAAGGGGACCCGACCGCTACGATTCCAATTCCGCCTTCGGTTTCCACTTATATTGCGCTCCTTCCCAACACCGCGGTTTCAACAGTGACGTTGCCCGCCACCAGTCTGAATCCAGTGGCCGGCGCCACCAGCAGCACCGGTAATTTTTATGTCGTGAATAACCTCAGCAATAGCGTTGACGTGATAGCCGGCGGCATCCTGGCTGTCGTTGATACGATCAAACTGCCGTCAACTCCCACGCATCCGGTCTCGAATCCGGTAATGATCGCTGGCAACGCTGCCAACAACAAGATTTTTGTCGTAAACCAGGGAAGCAACAACGTCACGGAAATTTCCACCATTGACGACACGGTGATCGGCGATCCGATCCCGGTCGGAAATTCGCCTATCTGGGCGGTGATGAGCACAGACGGGCTGTTTGTGTTTGTAGTGAATCAGGGCGATGGAACTGTGAGCGTGATTGATACTTCGCTGGACATCATTCTTCCTTGTGCTCCCGGTCCTTCATGCATTGGTGGAAATGCCATCAAGGTAGGCACAACGGCGTCTCCATCGCCGAACTTTGCTTTTTACGATTCCAAACTCAAGCGCGTCTACGTGAACAACACGGGCGAGCCGAGTGTTACCGTCATCAAAGGCAATGGGTTTGACCTGGGCTCAAATCCGCAGGTCTTGCCAGCTAAGATTGCGGATATTTCACCGTTGTCGGGGCTCCCGACTTCTATCACCGCGCTGAGTGACGGCAGCAAAGTTTATGCGGCGCTGGGAAATTGTCCGGCAGGAGTGAATCACCTCACGCTTCCTACAACTGCCAGCAGTTGCCCCGGCAATCTGGTCAGCGTGATTGATGCGGTTGGTCTGCGTGAAACGGGAACAATCGCAGTTGGCACAGGCGCAATTTCAGTGGACGCTTCGTCTGACGCGTCGCGCGTTTATGTAGTGAGCGCCAATGACATTACCACCGTTCGCGATGACGTGCACAGGCCGAATTGTACAGATCCATTGTGCCTGGATGGCCCGGTCCTACCCGATAGAACTTTTCCCACGCCTTCGATCTCCATTATCAAGACGGCTACAAATGTAGTTCTGGCGACTCCGGTAAACGGTGGAATCGTAAACCGTCCGCTGCCTACGTTTCACGTTCCACAGCAGGACCCATCGTGTGTTCCCACAATCGATCCTAATTTTAACGATGACGTTCCGCTGCCTTGTCCGCTGCAAACGCCGTTTCTGGTGCGTACTTTCCCATAG
- a CDS encoding DUF92 domain-containing protein, with the protein MYDALRGLYAASPARPPGRNALPKSRSFRISDLLALGFAAAILAVFASLHHSEFPPGGRRFLTALAITAGFAVLAWFADGVNFSGSLAGSAVAFIMAVRDLRMFLALLIVFAVTLVATRVGYARKQQLRTAEPPGGRTASQAMANLGIAALVVAVAGKAWPVLALAALAEAAGDTSSSEIGMAFPGKTFMITTFKPVPAGTDGGMSLFGTIAALLGAASVAIAAVATGLVPVSQLATIVLAGFFGTVIDSLLGAIFERHGWLDNDLVNLLSTAAAVGMAWCLGS; encoded by the coding sequence TTGTACGATGCGCTAAGGGGCTTGTATGCCGCCAGCCCCGCTCGTCCGCCGGGGAGGAACGCACTGCCAAAATCCCGCTCATTCAGGATCTCTGACCTCCTAGCGCTGGGCTTTGCCGCCGCGATTCTTGCTGTCTTTGCATCCCTGCATCACTCTGAATTCCCTCCCGGCGGCCGCCGATTCCTCACCGCGCTGGCCATCACCGCCGGATTCGCCGTGCTTGCTTGGTTTGCCGACGGCGTGAATTTCAGCGGATCGCTCGCCGGCTCTGCCGTCGCTTTCATCATGGCGGTCCGCGATCTGCGCATGTTTCTGGCGTTGCTCATCGTCTTTGCTGTCACCCTGGTTGCCACTCGTGTGGGTTATGCGCGCAAGCAGCAACTCCGCACCGCTGAGCCCCCTGGTGGACGTACCGCCTCACAAGCCATGGCCAATCTTGGCATCGCCGCGCTGGTAGTTGCCGTGGCCGGTAAAGCTTGGCCGGTGCTCGCGCTGGCCGCTCTGGCTGAAGCCGCCGGTGATACCTCATCGAGCGAAATCGGCATGGCCTTTCCCGGCAAAACCTTCATGATCACCACCTTCAAGCCGGTTCCCGCAGGGACTGACGGCGGCATGAGCCTGTTTGGGACCATCGCCGCTTTGCTCGGTGCGGCGAGTGTTGCCATCGCGGCGGTCGCTACAGGTCTTGTTCCTGTAAGCCAGCTTGCCACCATCGTTCTTGCCGGTTTTTTCGGCACCGTCATCGATAGCTTGCTGGGCGCGATCTTTGAGCGCCACGGCTGGCTCGATAACGATCTGGTCAACCTGCTCAGCACCGCCGCAGCAGTGGGTATGGCCTGGTGTTTGGGTTCCTGA
- the tadA gene encoding tRNA adenosine(34) deaminase TadA: MELALEQARLAAAAGEVPVGALVIKDGEIIGRGHNRNLLDSDPTAHAEIVALRQAAARLGNHRLTGCTMVATIEPCSMCAGALIHARIVRLVYGAADPKAGAAGSTVQVINHPSLNHRMEVTAGVLAEKCSEILQNFFRQKRQQTSC, encoded by the coding sequence ATGGAACTGGCTCTGGAGCAGGCGCGGCTCGCTGCCGCAGCCGGTGAAGTGCCTGTTGGCGCTTTAGTAATCAAGGATGGTGAGATCATCGGCCGAGGGCATAATCGCAACCTGCTGGATAGCGATCCCACGGCCCATGCGGAGATCGTTGCTCTGCGCCAGGCTGCTGCTCGATTGGGAAATCATCGCCTGACTGGCTGCACCATGGTCGCCACCATTGAGCCTTGCTCCATGTGCGCCGGTGCGCTCATCCATGCGCGGATTGTCCGGTTGGTCTATGGCGCCGCTGATCCTAAAGCCGGAGCTGCCGGGTCCACGGTACAGGTCATTAATCATCCCAGCCTGAACCACCGCATGGAAGTCACTGCCGGCGTGCTGGCTGAAAAATGTTCAGAAATTCTGCAGAACTTCTTTCGCCAAAAAAGACAGCAGACCTCCTGCTAA
- a CDS encoding Ku protein yields MAASVWTGYLTFGLISMPVRLFSGARGTRVSFHMLHRDDNARVKQQLYCPVDEKVIERNEVVKGYEFRKGEYVVIEPEEIKKIEPKTAKAMEILEFVKQEEIDPVYFESSYYLAPDEAAKKPYALLVKAMKDTGYVGVAKLAMHNREYTAFLRPYEKGLMLHTMYYKEEVREAPDFGTQHATLKEGEVKVAHQLIEALAAKWDPEKYYDTFEENLKKLIKAHMEGKEVVAIDKPRPAAAPTDLMAALKQSLAQMEGKKKGPQRVEAAQRESEVEVKGKQKSVVGKKKPPKRAA; encoded by the coding sequence ATGGCTGCATCTGTCTGGACCGGGTATCTTACTTTTGGACTCATTTCCATGCCGGTAAGGCTGTTTTCCGGCGCACGCGGCACGCGAGTTTCTTTCCACATGCTGCATCGGGACGACAACGCCCGGGTAAAGCAGCAGCTCTACTGCCCGGTGGATGAAAAGGTCATTGAGCGGAATGAGGTTGTGAAGGGCTATGAATTCCGCAAGGGCGAATATGTGGTTATCGAGCCGGAAGAGATCAAGAAGATCGAGCCCAAAACCGCCAAAGCCATGGAGATCCTGGAGTTTGTGAAGCAGGAAGAGATTGACCCTGTGTACTTTGAGTCATCCTACTATCTGGCCCCGGACGAAGCCGCCAAAAAGCCTTACGCGTTGCTGGTAAAAGCCATGAAAGATACCGGCTACGTGGGTGTGGCCAAGCTGGCCATGCACAATCGCGAATACACGGCGTTTTTGCGCCCGTATGAAAAAGGGCTGATGCTGCACACTATGTATTACAAAGAGGAAGTGCGTGAAGCGCCTGACTTTGGCACCCAGCATGCCACGCTGAAAGAAGGCGAAGTGAAAGTGGCGCACCAGTTGATTGAAGCCCTGGCCGCGAAGTGGGACCCGGAAAAGTATTACGACACGTTTGAAGAGAACCTGAAAAAGCTGATCAAAGCCCACATGGAAGGCAAAGAGGTGGTGGCGATTGATAAGCCGCGCCCTGCCGCCGCGCCGACTGACCTGATGGCCGCGCTGAAGCAAAGTCTGGCGCAGATGGAAGGAAAGAAGAAAGGTCCGCAACGCGTGGAGGCTGCCCAGAGAGAGTCAGAGGTTGAAGTGAAAGGGAAGCAGAAATCGGTTGTGGGAAAGAAGAAGCCGCCGAAACGAGCGGCGTGA